In Oculatellaceae cyanobacterium, the following proteins share a genomic window:
- a CDS encoding single-stranded DNA-binding protein, translating into MNSCVLMAEIIKDPELRYTPDNQTAITEMLVQFPGIRTEDPPTTLKVVGWGNIAQEIQEQYHLGDRIVIEGRLQMNTIERPEGFKEKRAELVVSKIYSLANNSYEAASASESTATSNSNNVVSLRPTSTGNVSNQKTDRGMYEPETASLAVETRPLKTVTPKKPEAGQDLDDIPF; encoded by the coding sequence ATGAATAGCTGCGTTTTAATGGCAGAAATTATTAAAGATCCAGAACTGCGCTATACTCCAGACAACCAAACTGCAATTACTGAAATGTTAGTGCAGTTTCCAGGGATACGGACTGAAGATCCACCAACTACATTAAAGGTTGTAGGCTGGGGGAATATAGCACAAGAAATTCAAGAACAGTATCACTTAGGTGATCGCATCGTGATCGAAGGTCGCTTACAGATGAATACCATTGAGCGCCCAGAAGGTTTTAAAGAAAAACGCGCCGAGCTAGTCGTTTCTAAAATATACTCGTTAGCGAACAATAGCTATGAAGCAGCATCAGCATCAGAATCTACTGCAACCAGCAATAGTAACAATGTTGTTTCCTTAAGACCAACAAGCACAGGGAATGTCAGTAATCAAAAAACTGATCGTGGGATGTATGAACCAGAAACAGCTTCCTTGGCGGTAGAAACTAGACCCCTCAAGACTGTTACTCCTAAAAAGCCAGAAGCAGGTCAAGATTTGGACGATATCCCGTTTTAA
- a CDS encoding RNA-binding protein translates to MSIRLYVGNLPKEDVERQDLQAIFAEAGDFVSTKVIKDRKTGKCRGFGFVTVNTDEQADQIIEQFNGYMFQDAALKIEKALPRSKGKGDEEFAPGTEDTSSSTPSSNTPPPQRNPERNSGGGGSSSARRNNKKSRRSPTTASTSYSGSSDEFQPDPRWAGELAKLKEMLATQSSNS, encoded by the coding sequence ATGTCTATTCGTCTTTATGTGGGTAATCTGCCAAAAGAAGATGTAGAGCGTCAAGATCTGCAAGCCATCTTTGCCGAAGCAGGTGATTTTGTTTCTACCAAAGTAATTAAAGACCGTAAAACTGGTAAATGCCGTGGTTTTGGCTTTGTAACTGTAAATACAGATGAACAAGCCGATCAAATTATTGAGCAGTTCAATGGCTATATGTTTCAAGATGCTGCTCTTAAAATAGAAAAAGCATTACCAAGGTCTAAGGGTAAAGGAGATGAGGAGTTTGCCCCAGGTACTGAAGATACCAGTAGCAGCACTCCCAGCAGCAACACTCCTCCTCCTCAGCGTAATCCTGAGCGTAATTCTGGTGGTGGTGGTAGTAGTTCTGCGCGTCGTAATAATAAGAAGTCTCGGCGCTCTCCTACAACTGCAAGTACATCATATAGCGGCAGTTCAGATGAGTTTCAACCAGATCCACGTTGGGCTGGTGAATTAGCTAAGTTGAAGGAAATGTTAGCAACTCAATCTAGCAATTCTTAA
- a CDS encoding alcohol dehydrogenase catalytic domain-containing protein → MKALWLENQQLQLRIDAPIPEPQPGEALVRVVCAGICNTDLELLKGYYPYTGILGHEFVGIVEQGSEQLIGQRVVGEINAACGECRFCVTGQPTHCENRSVLGIVNRNGAFAEYLTLPIKNLHPVPESITTEKATFTEPLAAALEIQQQVQVRPDDRVLVVGDGKLGQLVAQTLALTGCDLLVVGRHQEKLANLAQRGIKTNFVEAVTERTFDLSVECTGNPDGFAIARRALRPRGILVLKSTYSGQLTFDASSLVVDEITLIGSRCGSFPPALDLLATGQVDVEPLIQARYSLGEGLAAFDHAQKRGVLKVLLQMST, encoded by the coding sequence ATGAAAGCGCTTTGGCTAGAAAATCAGCAACTACAGCTACGCATTGATGCCCCTATTCCCGAACCTCAGCCAGGGGAGGCATTGGTGCGTGTAGTTTGTGCTGGGATCTGTAACACTGATTTAGAACTGCTGAAAGGTTACTATCCTTATACTGGGATTTTGGGTCATGAATTTGTAGGTATTGTAGAACAAGGCTCAGAACAACTAATTGGTCAGCGCGTTGTTGGAGAAATTAACGCTGCCTGCGGGGAGTGTCGCTTTTGTGTAACTGGGCAACCTACTCACTGTGAAAACCGTTCTGTTTTAGGAATAGTTAACCGGAATGGAGCTTTTGCTGAGTATCTTACCTTGCCGATTAAGAATTTACATCCAGTACCGGAGTCTATAACAACAGAAAAAGCTACTTTCACAGAACCGCTAGCAGCAGCCTTGGAAATTCAGCAACAGGTGCAAGTACGCCCAGATGATCGAGTGCTGGTAGTTGGTGATGGTAAATTAGGGCAACTGGTGGCGCAAACCTTGGCGCTTACTGGGTGCGATCTTTTAGTCGTGGGGCGACATCAAGAGAAACTTGCTAACTTAGCCCAGCGTGGTATTAAAACTAATTTTGTTGAGGCGGTAACAGAGCGAACATTTGATTTATCAGTAGAATGTACTGGTAATCCTGACGGTTTTGCGATCGCCAGACGCGCCCTCCGCCCTCGCGGTATCCTAGTCCTCAAAAGTACCTACTCAGGACAACTGACTTTTGATGCCTCATCTCTAGTAGTGGACGAAATTACCCTCATCGGTTCACGCTGCGGTTCCTTTCCCCCAGCACTTGATTTACTAGCCACAGGACAAGTTGACGTAGAGCCGCTAATTCAGGCACGCTATTCATTAGGTGAAGGGCTTGCAGCCTTCGATCATGCCCAGAAGCGAGGCGTATTAAAAGTTTTGCTACAAATGTCTACATAA